The Planctomycetota bacterium genome segment CGGCTACCAGGCTGTCATGCAGGCGGCCGACCTCTTGCCGCGGGCGTTTCCGATGATGATGACCGCCGCCGGCACCGTGCAGCCGGCCAAGGTGCTCGTCATCGGCGCGGGCGTCGCGGGGCTCCAAGCCATCGCGACGGCCAAGCGACTCGGCGCTGTCACCAGCGGCTACGACGTCCGCGCTGCTACCAAGGAACAGGTCCAGAGTCTCGGTGCCAAGTTCGTCGAGCTCGAAGGCGTCTCCGCCGAAGGCACCGGCGGCTACGCGGCGGAGCAGTCCGACGAGCAGAAAGCCAAGCAGGCCGAGCTGCTCGCCAAGGTCGTCGCCGAGTCCGACGTCGTCATCACGACGGCCGCGATTCCTGGGAGAACCTCGCCGATCCTCGTCACCGCGGCGATGGTCGAACAGATGCGTCCCGGCAGCGTCGTCGTCGACCTCGCCGCCGAACGCGGCGGCAACTGCGAAGCGACCGTCGCCGACGACACCACCGACGTCCGCGGCGTGACCATCGTCGGCGACACGCACCTTGTCAGTCGTGTCGCCTTCCACGCCAGCCAGCTCTACGCCAACAACCTCGTCAACCTGCTCAAGCACCTGACCAAGGACGACGCGGTCACCCTCGACCCCGAAGACGAAATCGCCGCCGGCGTCCTCGTCACCAGCGACGGCCAGGTCGTCCACGAGCAAGTGAAACAAGCCATGGAAGGAGCCGCCTGATGTTCGTGCTCGCCCAGGTCGCCATGACCGGCCCGACGTTCGCGCTGCTGCTGACGATCTTCGTCCTGTCGATCTACCTCGGCGTGGAGATCATCACCAAGGTCCCGCCGACGCTGCACACGCCGCTGATGAGCGGCAGCAACGCAATCAGCGGCATCACCATCGTCGGTGCGCTTGTCCTCGCCCAGCCGGGTGCCGGCTTCTGGCCCAACGCGCTGGCGTTCCTCGCGATCGTCTTCGCCACCGCCAACGTCGTCGGCGGCTACGCCGTCACGCACCGCATGCTCAAGATGTTCAAGAAAAAGGGGTAGAAACGCACAGTGACCATCGCCTGGGACATCCTGCTCTACCTGCTCTGTGCCGTCGGCTTCATCGTCGGCATCAAGGGGCTCACGCACCCGCGGTCGGCCGTTCGGGGCAACCTGTCGTCAGCGTCGGCGATGCTGCTGGCGATCGTCGTCACGCTGTTCGTCATTCGCGGCGGGCACAACTGGTTCGTGATCGTCCCCGGCATCCTCATCGGCGGGGCGGCCGGTGCGGTGATGGCGACGCGTGTCCAGATGACCGCCATGCCGCAGATGGTCGCGGCGTTCA includes the following:
- a CDS encoding Re/Si-specific NAD(P)(+) transhydrogenase subunit alpha; this encodes MLIGCPSEVPTAECRVAVTPGSAAALKKTGHDVIVERGAGDRAGFTAGDYEEAGVELVDHREAVFERADIVFQVRTPGARGGDDASHYRDGQIVVGLAEPLMSHDATRAIADRKAKLVAMELLPRTTKAQSMDVLSSQANLAGYQAVMQAADLLPRAFPMMMTAAGTVQPAKVLVIGAGVAGLQAIATAKRLGAVTSGYDVRAATKEQVQSLGAKFVELEGVSAEGTGGYAAEQSDEQKAKQAELLAKVVAESDVVITTAAIPGRTSPILVTAAMVEQMRPGSVVVDLAAERGGNCEATVADDTTDVRGVTIVGDTHLVSRVAFHASQLYANNLVNLLKHLTKDDAVTLDPEDEIAAGVLVTSDGQVVHEQVKQAMEGAA
- a CDS encoding NAD(P) transhydrogenase subunit alpha, which gives rise to MFVLAQVAMTGPTFALLLTIFVLSIYLGVEIITKVPPTLHTPLMSGSNAISGITIVGALVLAQPGAGFWPNALAFLAIVFATANVVGGYAVTHRMLKMFKKKG